A stretch of Zootoca vivipara chromosome 13, rZooViv1.1, whole genome shotgun sequence DNA encodes these proteins:
- the LMTK3 gene encoding serine/threonine-protein kinase LMTK3: MLRQGPFLLLAASMSYFNPEKALAAPSENDGLSQGRAPLAPPYAVVLISCSGLLAFIFLLLTCLCCKRGDVGFKEFENPDGEEYSGEYTPPAEETSSSQSIPDVYILPLSEVSLPSSNQQMPKTDLVKHLGLSRQHLSYLQEIGNGWFGKVILGEIFSDFTPAQVVVKELRVNAGSLEQRKFLSEAQPYRSLQHPNILQCLGLCTETIPFLLIMEFCQLGDLKRYLRAQRKADGMTPDLLTRDLSTLQRMAYEITLGVLHLHKNNYIHSDLALRNCLLTSDLTVRVGDYGLSHNNYKEDYYITPDRLWIPLRWVAPELLDEMHGSLIVVDQTKQSNVWSMGVTIWELFEFGSQPYRHLSDEEVLTFVVKEQQMKLAKPRLKLPYSDYWYEVMQSCWLPASHRPTMEELHLQVSYLLNERSNAQAEESFEWRWSALKPKRSSSPPPASSSSSTCHRRPSGEISAYPLLDGFHGSDMDDILTVTESSGGLNFEYMWEKARLGRWKGPASAPPDYPSSNGGLAVPGSNPFYEQATQRGHSLETPSVVPVISARSPSVSSEYYIRLEDHGSCEGPVCAPSPGSPPQPLFPSDWDSHGAPYRPQEQPSTNPFLAGGDGDSNPFRVDGEIQETSLTETPTSGGEAFLAESLLTVYRELEDQHRSWDAEMMEERGAGETLAGDPSEFQGSPSWEQEPSLMEDQSSGSSTDGGGSSIGGGRHNLLACPLCTRARCTCAIPRGDMVSGWSNHGPPLRRPHHDSYGTEDDSSLKVERGSLSDCPMLPPRDCNGDGGERREFYDPLMGTAVKTYELQDYPKQRGGGSARPPGSPFPALPSGCCNVIVPVEIPPLSTLAESNDEETIAILPEVIDGFATGPVTLSLSPAVPDRQRGTLDSVDSLDIPSNTSSSDVCSPASHYSSPGQKFGDSGYETESTFSPEFIFKEEPPPPPSGEEEETEAEEDSGKLPTPSISQSTSDLTLSVSEEGAELEEEIGRSLGLATPHRDSAYFSDGEGEPAEAPAAAGPEIRKPTEKVTVDGGFVVQVCKEQLLVTLQENVTRNLLCSQSRLPTLRLSPAAPLKEQAVLRLWTLGPEDGKKTEEEEAKKRHNGDATGSQWPEGVEDKVEEEEEEEEEEEEEEEEEEEEEEEEEEEEEEERQQQQEEERGDSEKMPSELEEEEEKRNEGEMPSQKETQSVAVPIVVETQDTAQEDRYVAAEQPKKDQEPGVPANQASEDIKAKLSRLSLSLPPLALQTFPPLGGGRKGPFWEGAALGEGPALGGREAAIAAEDEEEDDAEEEEEGGLAGGGGQGVPIVVSESDDARNLRGLLKSPRSAEEAAAELDRKRKMVSFFDDVTVYLFDQETPTNELSSQGAPDGDSPSPGSMAEPGLDAFPSADGFSGSFEWDDDFPLMAQNPSYVSMVPDPNTAKPHPVMSSPVPMAPALLPAAKRAESGLVDALRFSRFTVSPALEPHLSSSCDTELGPTADPIEN, translated from the exons ATCTAGTTAAACACCTGGGACTCAGCAGACAACACCTCAGTTATTTGCAGGAGATTGGAAATGGCTGGTTTGGAAAG GTAATCCTGGGTGAAATATTCTCAGATTTCACCCCTGCACAAGTGGTAGTGAAGGAGCTACGGGTGAATGCTGGTTCACTGGAGCAGAGGAAATTCCTGTCAGAGGCCCAACCATATCG AAGTCTCCAGCATCCAAACATATTGCAATGCCTCGGCCTGTGCACAGAGACCATCCCTTTCCTGCTCATCATGGAATTCTGCCAGCTG GGAGATCTGAAACGTTACCTTCGAGCTCAGCGCAAAGCAGACGGGATGACCCCTGACCTGCTGACCCGTGACCTCAGCACACTACAGCGCATGGCCTATGAGATCACTCTGGGAGTGCTGCATTTGCATAAAAACAACTACATCCACAG TGATCTGGCCCTTCGGAACTGCTTGCTGACCTCTGACCTCACAGTGCGTGTTGGAGACTACGGCCTGTCGCACAACAACTACAAG GAAGACTATTACATCACTCCAGACCGGCTCTGGATCCCTTTGCGTTGGGTTGCCCCAGAACTGTTGGATGAGATGCACGGAAGCCTCATCGTGGTGGATCAAACCAAGCAGAGCAATGTCTG GTCTATGGGGGTGACCATCTGGGAGCTTTTTGAGTTTGGCTCCCAGCCTTACCGTCACCTCTCTGACGAGGAAGTGCTGACCTTTGTCGTCAAGGAGCAGCAGATGAAACTGGCCAAGCCACGCCTTAAACTTCCTTACTCTGACTATTG GTATGAGGTCATGCAGTCCTGCTGGCTCCCGGCTTCCCATCGCCCAACCATGGAAGAGCTGCACTTGCAGGTGAGCTACCTGTTGAATGAGCGCTCCAACGCTCAGGCGGAGGAGAGCTTCGAGTGGCGCTGGAGCGCTCTGAAACCCAAGCGCTCCTCTTCACCGCCCCcggcctcctcttcttcctcgaCATGCCATCGCCGCCCCTCGGGAGAGATCTCGGCCTATCCATTGCTGGACGGGTTCCACGGCAGCGACATGGACGACATCCTGACGGTGACAGAGAGCAGTGGGGGGCTGAACTTTGAGTACATGTGGGAGAAGGCCCGCCTGGGGCGGTGGAAGGGCCCTGCCTCGGCACCACCTGACTACCCCTCCAGCAACGGCGGGCTGGCTGTGCCGGGCAGCAATCCTTTCTACGAACAGGCAACGCAGCGTGGGCACAGCCTGGAGACACCCAGCGTCGTGCCCGTCATCAGCGCCCGCAGCCCCTCAGTCAGTAGTGAGTATTACATCCGCCTGGAGGACCATGGCAGCTGCGAGGGGCCCGTCTGCGCCCCCAGCCCTGGATCCCCACCCCAGCCTCTCTTTCCCTCGGATTGGGACTCCCACGGCGCCCCCTACCGGCCGCAGGAGCAGCCCAGCACCAACCCCTTCTTGGCCGGGGGCGACGGGGACAGCAACCCCTTCCGCGTAGACGGCGAGATCCAGGAGACGTCCCTGACTGAGACCCCGACGTCGGGGGGAGAGGCGTTCCTAGCAGAGTCCCTGCTCACAGTGTACCGCGAGCTGGAGGACCAGCATCGCAGCTGGGATGCTGAGATGATGGAGGAAAGAGGGGCAGGGGAGACGCTGGCCGGGGACCCCTCGGAGTTCCAGGGTTCACCCTCGTGGGAACAGGAGCCGTCGCTGATGGAGGACCAGAGCTCTGGCAGCAGCaccgatgggggcgggagcagcatcGGGGGCGGGCGCCACAACCTCCTGGCGTGCCCGCTGTGCACCCGGGCACGTTGCACGTGCGCCATCCCTCGGGGGGACATGGTGAGCGGCTGGAGCAACCACGGGCCGCCCCTGCGGCGCCCTCACCACGACAGCTATGGCACGGAGGACGACTCCTCGCTAAAAGTGGAGCGGGGCTCCCTTTCTGACTGTCCAATGCTGCCCCCTAGAGACTGCAATGGGGATGGCGGGGAGCGCAGAGAATTCTACGACCCGCTGATGGGCACAGCGGTGAAGACCTATGAGCTCCAAGATTACCCGAAGCAGAGAGGCGGGGGGAGCGCTCGCCCACCTGGGTcgcccttcccagccctgccgTCTGGCTGCTGCAATGTGATTGTTCCGGTGGAGATACCGCCGTTGTCCACCCTAGCCGAAAGTAACGATGAGGAGACCATCGCAATCCTCCCGGAAGTCATCGATGGATTCGCCACTGGCCCAGTGACCTTAAGCCTCTCCCCCGCGGTACCAGATCGGCAACGGGGAACCCTAGACTCAGTGGATTCCTTGGACATTCCTTCCAACACCAGCTCCTCGGATGTCTGCAGCCCAGCATCCCACTACTCCTCTCCAGGGCAAAAGTTTGGTGACAGCGGCTACGAAACAGAGAGCACTTTCTCACCCGAGTTCATCTTCAAGGAGGAACCGCCACCGCCACCTtctggagaagaggaagaaacagaggCAGAAGAAGATTCCGGCAAACTCCCAACACCATCCATCTCCCAGTCCACTAGTGATCTTACCTTGTCAGTAAGTGAGGAAGGGGCGGAGCTAGAGGAGGAAATAGGGAGGAGCCTGGGGCTAGCAACACCTCACCGGGACTCAGCTTACTTCTCTGACGGGGAGGGAGAACCGGCTGAGGCACCAGCTGCTGCTGGGCCTGAGATCAGGAAGCCCACAGAGAAGGTGACGGTAGACGGAGGCTTTGTGGTCCAAGTGTGCAAGGAGCAGCTGTTGGTCACACTGCAAGAGAATGTCACACGCAACCTACTCTGTAGTCAGAGTAGGCTGCCGACTCTGAGGCTTTCTCCAGCAGCTCCCTTGAAGGAGCAGGCTGTTCTCAGGCTATGGACCTTAGGGCCAGAGGACGGGAAGAAgacggaggaggaagaggcgaAGAAAAGACACAATGGAGATGCAACGGGCTCCCAGTGGCCAGAAGGTGTGGAAGataaagtggaggaggaggaggaggaggaggaggaggaggaggaggaggaggaggaggaggaggaggaggaggaggaggaggaggaggaggaggaggaggagaggcagcagcaacaagaagaggaaagaggagattCTGAAAAGATGCCGtcagagctggaggaggaggaggagaaaaggaacgAAGGGGAGATGCCAAGCCAGAAGGAGACCCAAAGTGTAGCAGTGCCCATCGTGGTCGAAACACAGGATACTGCCCAAGAAGACAGATATGTAGCAGCTGAGCAGCCCAAAAAGGATCAGGAACCTGGCGTCCCTGCGAACCAAGCCAGTGAGGATATCAAAG CCAAGCTCTCCCGCTTATCTCTGTCGCTTCCCCCTCTGGCCTTGCAGACGTTCCCCCCACTTGGCGGGGGAAGGAAAGGGCCATTCTGGGAAGGAGCGGCTTTGGGGGAGGGTCCAgcgctgggagggagagaggctgcCATAGCAGCAGAGGATGAGGAGGAAGATGatgctgaagaggaagaggaaggaggcctGGCTGGAGGCGGAGGGCAGGGTGTCCCCATTGTGGTGAGCGAAAGCGATGACGCCCGTAACTTGCGTGGCCTCCTCAAGTCACCACGCTCTGCTGAGGAGGCGGCTGCTGAGCTTGACCGTAAGCGGAAGATGGTCTCCTTCTTTGACGATGTCACCGTTTACCTCTTTGATCAG GAGACACCAACCAATGAGCTGAGTTCCCAGGGAGCTCCAGatggtgattccccctcccctggttCAATGGCAGAACCAGGGCTTGATGCCTTCCCTTCTGCTGATGGCTTCA GTGGCAGCTTTGAGTGGGATGATGACTTCCCCCTGATGGCTCAGAACCCGTCCTATGTCTCCATGGTGCCCGACCCCAACACAGCCAAGCCCCACCCGGTCATGTCATCGCCTGTGCCCATGGCCCCTGCCTTGCTGCCAGCAGCCAAGCGGGCTGAGTCCGGCCTTGTGGATGCCCTGAGGTTCTCTCGCTTCACTGTCTCCCCTGCCCTTGAGCCACACCTTTCTTCATCCTGTGACACCGAATTGGGACCCACGGCTG atccCATTGAGAACTGA